The DNA window GGCTTTTTATACAAGCCAGCATTATTTTATGCGGTACCTGTTGTTCGAAAGCCTGCTCCTCATATATACACGTGTCTCGGTGGGGGATATGTGTCATCGGGTCCAACGGGTAAGGATAAAGTACCGCAGCCAGTGTTTCCAGAAGGTGGGAAGTTGCTTGCTTCAGAAGGAGCGGGTGAGGTTCAAACACCGGTTTATTATGAAAATGAAACTTTGGAAATTGGAGATGCTATTATCTTTCGTGCTGCAAAAGCAGCAGAAATTTGTGAGCGCTTTCAAGAGATTGTCTGTATATCAGACCAGCAAGTAGTTGGTCGTTATCAAACTTATCGGGGAGAAGGAGTATGTTTTATATGATGAAAGTGGGTAAAGGAAAGACTTGGAGAAATTGGGCACATACAAGTGAAAGTACTCCTGAGAATATATTTTACCCAAGCTCAATTGAAGAAATTTGCAAGCTTGTTAAAGAAGCTTCAAAACAACAGAAGACAATAAAAGTAGTAGGTGCAGGACATTCATTTACAAGCTTAGTCCAGACGAGTGAGTGGCTTGTTTCTCTTGATCAATTTAGCGGGATCGAAACCGTAAATAAAGAAGAGTGTTATGCTACAGTACTTGGTGGGACAAGGTTGTTTCAAATTGGTGAAGCGTTAGGGAAACTTGGGTATGCACAGGAAAATTTAGGGGATGTGAATGTACAAAGCATTGCAGGAGCTATTTCTACAGGTACCCATGGCACGGGGTTAGCATTTGGTAACATTTCAACTCAAGTGTTGGAGATTGTACTCGTAACTGGAACGGGTGAAATTCTAACAATCTCAGAAAAAAATAATCCTACATACTTTAAGGCATGTCTTGTTTCACTCGGAAGTCTTGGGATTATCGTAAAAGTTACTATAAAAATTATTCCTTCTCCAGTCTATGAATACAAAAGTCAAAAAATCGCATATCCCCAATTAGCACAGCAACTTGAACAACTCATAAAGTCAAACCGTCATTTTGAATTTTATTTATTCCCTTACTCAGATGTCGTACAAGTGAAGACTATGAATACTGTTGAACAAAAAGCGCAGAGAATGGAGTTTCATCATTTCAAAAGTCTAGTACTGGAAAACTATTTATTTTTTATCATCTCAGAAACATGTAGAATACTTCCAAAGAGTAGCCGCTTTTTAAGCAGGATGTCTGCAAAAGGTGTGAGCACCACGACTAAAAGGGCGAACAGTTATCAATTATTTGCGACGCCGAGATTAGTTCGATTTAGGGAGATGGAATACTGCATACCACTAGAAAATTTAAAACCTGCCTTGGAGAAAATACGAGAGTGTATTGTAACAAAAAAACATAAGGTTCATTTTCCTATCGAATGTAGGACAGTGAAGGCAGATGATATTTGGATTAGCCCTTCCTATCAGAGAGATTCTGCCTATATTGCTTTCCATATGTACAAAGGGATGCCTTATAAGGAATACTTTCATGATATGGAATCAATTATGCAACAATTTGACGGCAGACCCCATTGGGCGAAAATGCATACTCGAACTACAGAAGATCTGTTAACTCTTTATCCAAAGCTATCAGATTTCCTTGCGGTTAGAGAAGAACTTGATCCGGAGAAGATATTTATGAATGATTATTTAAATGAATTATTTGAAGGTGAAAGAATTAGTCTTCCGTTAGGCTAAAATTGTTATGTTTGCAGTCGACGCATTGCGGAGCTATTATATGGTTGAAATTGGTGTGAGCTTAGCTCAAATATAAGAAAAGTTATCTGCTTTGAGCAGTCAACTTTTTTCTTATTAAGAGTGTTAATTCGCTTCGCAATAATTCTTAATATCTTGAAGGTCTATTTCAAGTGCTTTTCTCATTGATTTCTTCATAAAAATACTGAAAATGCCACTCATAATTTTGGCCATTAAAGTGATAGACTGACCTTCAAATGACATTTCAAGAGTAACGACGTCATTATTTTTTTCAGTAATAGCTAAACGAGATATATAAACGGCACCATGACTTTCGGCTCTCGTTTGATAATAATGAACCTCCTTACTGTCAGTAATCCACATGATTTCTTGTGCTTCTTTACCAAACATTTTCCGAGTTTCTCTCCATTTTAAACCGACAAAATCTCCTTCAGCTGGATGTAGAATTTCAATGTTAATAATTCCGCTAATCACATTAGCTGAGTTTTCAATATCTGTAATGACTTGCCATACTTTTTCTTTGGTACTGTTAATGTCTATTTGTGTAGAAACTTTCATATTTATGCCCCCGTGTGTTTTATTAGGTAATTCTTCTTAAGTGAAATTGTATCTTACCTAGCTTTACATATCTACGCAGTGTTTTTTATTTAGGAAAGAACGTTAATCTACAATGTAGGTTTTAAAAGGATTAATAAGAGGTAAAGACAAGGGAATACTTCAAGAAGGAGAGAACGATGAACATGGAACAAGTACCCGAGTCAAAATTCACTGATAAACGTGAAATTATCATCCAAGGGTTGGTCGACCAAAATATTTTCAAGATTAATGGCAGACAATTATATGAAACTTCACTTTATGAATTATTGAAAACCTATACAGAAACAAACCAAGCCGGCTGATGCTGGCTTTTTTTAATGACTAATTTTAATTGTAGGAGAACAGGCACGTATGACAAAAAAACGATCACTATCGAAAGATGCGATTAGATGAAATGACAATTTCCGAAATGCAACAAGAAATGTTGAATGGCAACCGGTGCCATTTGGTAATGGGCAAACGGGTAAATCTTTTAGTATTCCATTATTTATCATAAATGCAAAAAAGGGCTGCCCCTAAAAGTCGTTTTCATGACTTTTGGGACAGTCCCTTTTTTATTTCATAATAACTACATGCTTCCACAATTGTTCAACTAGTACGGACAATTCAGATTCAATCATTTTATCATTTGCTAACGTAGTCAAGACACTTTCAATTAATGATTTTCTTGGGTGATCTGCGACGATTTCTGTTGATAAAAAATAAACCAGTTGTTGTGTGCCTGGATAACGCTTTAGCTTTTCAGTATAAGTTTTAAGCAGAGGAGAAAGCTCTTCGATACTGACAGCATCAGCTGATGTTGGAGCCGGCAATTTTACATTCTTGAGAAAGCTATCTTTTGCAGCGATTTGAAGAGCAACACTTGCTTGTAAACGACGAATGACAAAAGCAGACAGCTTTTCAGCAGGCAATTCTTCCGAAGAAGAAAGTCGCCATAAATGAATCAATTGTTGCACATACCCATGAATAAAAGCAGCATTTTCTAAAGCGTAAGGTGCAGCTTCTTCACCGAAAACATCAATAATTCGTGAAGAAATCCATTCCATTTCCAATGTGTATTGTTTAACAGAAAAGGCTTTAAGGTCGGGATCTTGTGAATAGAAAATGCTTTCATAAAGAGCAAAAAGATTTTTTTCGAGATTGAGTTTAATACGTATATACAATTGCTTAGCTAAAATATCAGGATCATTCGTCGGCACTCCAACGGCGACTGCTAAACGTTGTTGACGTATTTCACTCCCAATCGATTCCATAATAGCCATCAAACATTCTGATTTAGAACTGAAATAATTATAGAAAGTTCCTTTAGAGACACCAGCCTCATCAAGTATGTCTTGAATAGAGGTAGGATTATAGCCTTTATTAATGAAAAGATCATAAGCAGCGGTCAAAATTTGTTGTTTTTTTGGATTCATATACATCACCTTTATACCATTAGTTTATTTCAAGATACTCTATAAAAGCTTTAATATCAAGGTTTTTTAATTTATAGAACATTAAACTTGAAAAAATTATACAACCAGTATAGAATAATCAAATGAAGAAATAGAAAATGTGTAACATTTACGGAGGAAACAATAAAATGACAGAACAGAAAAAAACCCCTTATGGCATTATCGCTATTTTATTTACAGGAGCATTCGTAGCGATTTTTAATCAGACCTTATTAAACATTGCGCTTCCTGAAATTATGATTGATTTAAATATTGATGCCTCCACGGCACAATGGCTTGTTACCGGCTATATGTTGATCAACGGAATCTTGATCCCGGCCAGTGCCTTTTTTATCCAACGGTATTCCAACCGTTCGATTTTTATCGTTGCGATGTCATTATTTGCAGTCGGTACGTTATTCGCTGCAATTGCGCCAGTATTTAGCGTATTGTTAATAGGCAGAATGATTCAAGCATCTGGTGCAGCATTGATGATGCCATTATTAATGAACGTCATGCTTGCTGCGTTTCCCGTTGAAAAACGAGGATCTGCCATGGGTGTATTCGGATTAGTTATGGTGGTTGCTCCAGCAATTGGTCCAACACTTTCTGGATTTATCGTTGAACATTATTCGTGGCGTGTACTTTTCTGGATTGTTTTACCGATTGCATTGATTCCACTCTTGTTAGGTATTTTCAAACTGAAAAACTTAACTTTCCAAGACAGAAATATTTCGCTTGATAAAGCTTCGCTTGTTCTTTCTAGTTTAGGATTTGGCGGTGTATTATATGGCTTTAGTTCAGCAGGAACTTTAGGTTGGAGTAGTTCAACAGTAATTGTTACGATCACTGTTGGTGTGGTATCCCTTATTGTATTCGGTCTTCGTCAGTTAAAATTAGACGAACCTTTATTAGAAATTCGAATTTATAAATACCCAATGTTCGCTTTGTCTTCTGCAATTTCGATCGCATTGTCCATGTCTATGTTCTCGGCTATGATTTTAATGCCGATTTATGTTCAGACTATTAAAGGGATATCACCAGTTGACTCTGGACTACTTATGTTACCCGGAGCATTGATCATGGGCTTTATGTCTCCCGTTACAGGTCGATTATTTGATCGATTCGGTGCAAAAGTATTAGCAATTCCTGGACTCACAATTGTTGTGGTAACAACTTATATGTTTAGCCAATTAAGCCTAGATACTAGTTACTTTAATATTATGATGATTTATACATTACGGATGTTCGGAATTTCAATGGTTATGATGCCGGTTATGACAAATGGTTTAAATACATTGCCGATTAAAGCTTATCCACATGGAACAGCAATTAATAACACATTACAACAAGTAGCAGGGGCTGTTGGGTCTGCGTTTTTAATAACCATTATGAACACACGAACATCAGCAACAGCAAAAGACTTAGCAGCAAACGGAATAGCACCGGAAGATATTACAAACTTAGCGATGCTCGATGGCATTAACTTTTCGTTTTTCGTTTCAACATTTATTGCGCTTGTGTCTTTAGTTCTTGCATTATTTATAAAAAAACCAGTTAGACCGGTAACTGAAGCAGAAAAAGAAATCGTTTATAGACGAAAAGAAGTAACCGAATAATTGTTCGAGCCAGTCCATTTATGGGCTGGCTTTTGTTTGTTCATAAAAGGCGATAGAACCGCAATTATGGTACAATTAAAGCATTGAAAAAAAGGTGGAATCGTAAATGACTTTTATAAAAGAACTAAGTCCGATATGGCAAGAGAAATGGGGAAATGCTGGATTTGAAGCGGCAATGCCGATTCAAGATCAGATGATTCCGGAAATGTTAGCAGGCAACGATATTGTAGCAGAATCTCCAACAGGTTCGGGTAAAACCTTGGCATATGTATTGCCAATTCTTGAACGTGTTAATCCAGAAAAACCCGCGATTCAAGCCATGATCGTAGCACCATCACAAGAATTATCGATGCAAATTGTTAATGTCTTACGTGAATGGACAGAAGGAACGGCTGTTACTGTTACACAATTGATTGGCGGAGCAAACATGCAACGTCAATTAGAAAAGCTAAAGAAAAAGCCAACAATTGTCGTTGGTACACCAGGCCGCCTAAACGAACTGGTAAAATCTAAAAAACTAAAAATGCACGAAATTCGCATGATGGTATTGGATGAAGGCGACCAGTTAATGGCGCGTGAGCACCGTAACATTATGAAAGACTTGATCGAAAAAACACAAAACGACCGTCAATTGGTTTTAGTTTCAGCAACAATTACAGAAGAAATCGAACTCGTTGCAGAGCGATTAATGCAACATCCGACACGTCTTAAAGTAACGGCTGAAGATTTGCCGATGTTTGGTAAAGTGACGCACTCGTTTATTAAAGTAGACGAGCGTGACAAGACAGAAGCATTGCGTAGCATTTCACATATTCCTGGCATGAAAGCTTTGGCGTTTGTAAACAACATAGACCAATTGCTGATGAAAGAAAACAAATTAAAATTCCGTGACGCAAAAATTGTCACTTTGCATTCCGAAATGAAAAAAGACGAACGTAAAAAAGCATTAGATGCTTTCCGTAAAGGAGAAGTAGCGGTATTAATCGCAACCGAAGTAGCAGCTCGTGGATTAGATATTGACTCAGTTACACATGTTGTCCATGTAGATGTTCCGCAAACAATTGAGCAATATTTGCATCGTTCAGGCAGAACAGGAAGAGCAGGAGCAGACGGTGAAGTGTTGACTTTATTAGCCTATGCTGATGAACGTCATTACAAAAAATTCACGAAAGAATTGCCATCTAAACCTGTTCAAAAAATAATTCATGGTGGAAAATTAATCGAAGGCTCGAGCAAAACGATTGCTGCAAAGGGGAATAAACGATGAATTTTCAAGAAAAGCTTGATCAATATGCTGAGCTAACAGTTTATGTAGGATTAAATGTTCAAAAAGGACAGTTTGTTGTCATAAATACAACGACAGATACACTCGAATTCACACGACTTGTTGTCAAAAAAGCATACGAAGCGGGTGCAAAGCGTGTTCAAGTAAACTACGAAGATCCAGTTCTGACGCGCACACATTTTGAATTAGCACCAGAAGATGCTTTTAAAGATTTTCCACAATGGTCTGTTGTTCAACGAGATGAAGTTATTAACACAGGTGGTTCATTCCTATGGATTGACGCAGAAGATCCAGATTTACTAACCGGGATTCCTGCGAAGCGTTTAGCTGACTGGCAAAAAACTGCTGGAAAAGCATTAGAACGTTATCGTCAAGCGGTGGGGACAGATAAAATAGCTTGGTCGATTGTAGCAATTCCATCACCAAAATGGGCACAAAAAGTATTCCCAGGATTACCTGCAGATCAACAAATGGAAGCTTTATGGCAGGCGATTTTTAAAACTGTAAGAATTGGTGAAGGCAATGCCGTGGAAGCATGGAAAAATCATATTGCGTTCTTGGAAAAACGTGCTGCTCAATTAAATGATAAGCGTTTTGTGAAATTACAATATAGTGCTCCTGGAACGGATTTAACGATTGAACTTCCAGACAAGCATATTTGGATGACAGGTGCGTCAAAAACACCTCAAGGCAATCCATTTATCGCAAATATGCCAACAGAAGAAGTTTATACTGTGCCTTTAAAACATGGTGTAGATGGGACTGTTCGTAACACCAAGCCTTTAGTCTATCAAGGCAATGTTATTGATAACTTTACGCTGACTTTTGAAAAAGGGAAAATAGTTAATGCACATGCAGAAACGGGACAAGAACTTCTTAACGAAATGATTAGTGCAGATGAAGGAGCGGCGTATTTAGGCGAAGTGGCATTAGTGCCGCATCATTCACCGATTTCCGATTCAAATATATTATTTTACAATACGTTATTTGATGAAAATGCCTCGAATCATTTAGCAATTGGCGACTCTTACCCAACCTGTTATGAAGGTGCTCATGATTTAGAGCGCAATCAATTAGCGGCAATTGGATTAAATACGTCAATTGTTCATGAAGACTTTATGATCGGCAGTAGCAGCATGGATATAGATGGCGTTAAGGCAGACGGTTCAAAAGAGCCTATTTTCCGAAACGGAAACTGGGCATTCTAAGAGGTGATAGCAATGAAGAAGTATTGGATTTCAGCTTTAACTGGATTGCTTCTTCTTAGCGGAACAGTTCAGGCAAAAGCTATGATAAATGCTCCTATAAATTACGTGGCAATCGGCGATTCTTTAGCAGCCGGACAAACGCCCACGCGAGAAATAGACAGTGGTTACACAGATTTAATCTCGCAAGAACTTATGCGTAATCAGTCGGTTGCATTCTATTCCAAGAATCTTGCATTTCCAGGTTTCACAACAACTGATGTGCTAGCCAGCATCAAAACAGATGAGTCAGCGAAAATGTTAGCAACTGCAAATCTTATTACCATATCAGCAGGCGCAAATGACTTATTGCGCTTAGTACAAAATGATCCGACGCAAGGGTCTTTGTCTTTCCAGCAACGTCAAGTAGATTTTGCTCTTAATGAGGCACGAAAGAATATGGAATCTATCTTAACAGAGCTTTCAGAGCAATCGCCAAATGCCGCTGTTTATGTAATGGGATATTATTTTGCTTATCCACATGTCCGTGAGACGCAGAAAAATGGAACGGGCAAGCAACTGGATCGACTAAATGAAATCTTAAAGCAAACAGCTGAAAAAGCAGGAGCTGTTTTTGTTTCGGTAGATGAATCTTTCGGTGATGATGCTGAAAGCAAAATCCCGAACCCTGCTGATGTTCATCCGAATCTAATTGGTTATCAGACGATGGCAAATGCATTCTTCAACGAATACCAAGAGGCATGGAGCGTAGAGGATTTTGAGTTACCACCGCCAAATCCATTGTCTTTTGAAGAAATTATGGAAGCAGAAGACCAAGAAAGTCCAGAGAGTCAAGAGAGTCGTGATGCTGAAAAAACAGCACAAAGGCCATCAGATCGAAGTGAAAATAATTATTTGGCATTGAGAGAAATGTTGCCTTATAGTTAACAACCTCAATTTAACTTTAAACATGAAAAAGCGGTCCGGTAAACATACCGGACCGCTTTAATATTAGCGTTTTTTACTACGAGTAGTAGATTGTGTTGACGTAGTTTGCGTTGTTTTGCCTTGTTTTCTTTTGTTTAATACTTTACGAATTATCGGATATGCGATAGGTCCGTATTTAATAGCGGATTTTAATAATCTTCCTAGAGCCATTTAAATCTCTCCATTCATAAGCTTGATATTCTTTAGTTCCCCAAATGTAGTAGAAGCAAACCTATTTAGTATTTTGTGCGTGAGATAGCAAAATATTTTTATAAGCATGAACACTTGAAATCAATACATACTCAGCATTGCCATGCCAGTCATCTCCTGTTGGACCAAATTCAATCGCTCCTTTTCCACCATTTATCGCAGCATAATAACGTGTATCAGCAGCCCCATGCTGACCAAATAAAATTGCTTCTTGATCGGTTGTTGAGAAAATTGCTTTTTGTAAGCTTTGAATATATGGATTTTCTTTTGGTGTTGTTAATGCAGGCGTAGAACCCGAAGCTTTGTATTCCATATCTACTCCAACTGTGTCGGCCACACCGGCTAATTGGCGGACAATTTCATCTTTATCTTGTCCTGGCAT is part of the Planococcus sp. PAMC 21323 genome and encodes:
- a CDS encoding SGNH/GDSL hydrolase family protein → MKKYWISALTGLLLLSGTVQAKAMINAPINYVAIGDSLAAGQTPTREIDSGYTDLISQELMRNQSVAFYSKNLAFPGFTTTDVLASIKTDESAKMLATANLITISAGANDLLRLVQNDPTQGSLSFQQRQVDFALNEARKNMESILTELSEQSPNAAVYVMGYYFAYPHVRETQKNGTGKQLDRLNEILKQTAEKAGAVFVSVDESFGDDAESKIPNPADVHPNLIGYQTMANAFFNEYQEAWSVEDFELPPPNPLSFEEIMEAEDQESPESQESRDAEKTAQRPSDRSENNYLALREMLPYS
- a CDS encoding aminopeptidase, producing MNFQEKLDQYAELTVYVGLNVQKGQFVVINTTTDTLEFTRLVVKKAYEAGAKRVQVNYEDPVLTRTHFELAPEDAFKDFPQWSVVQRDEVINTGGSFLWIDAEDPDLLTGIPAKRLADWQKTAGKALERYRQAVGTDKIAWSIVAIPSPKWAQKVFPGLPADQQMEALWQAIFKTVRIGEGNAVEAWKNHIAFLEKRAAQLNDKRFVKLQYSAPGTDLTIELPDKHIWMTGASKTPQGNPFIANMPTEEVYTVPLKHGVDGTVRNTKPLVYQGNVIDNFTLTFEKGKIVNAHAETGQELLNEMISADEGAAYLGEVALVPHHSPISDSNILFYNTLFDENASNHLAIGDSYPTCYEGAHDLERNQLAAIGLNTSIVHEDFMIGSSSMDIDGVKADGSKEPIFRNGNWAF
- a CDS encoding SRPBCC family protein, with protein sequence MKVSTQIDINSTKEKVWQVITDIENSANVISGIINIEILHPAEGDFVGLKWRETRKMFGKEAQEIMWITDSKEVHYYQTRAESHGAVYISRLAITEKNNDVVTLEMSFEGQSITLMAKIMSGIFSIFMKKSMRKALEIDLQDIKNYCEAN
- a CDS encoding MDR family MFS transporter codes for the protein MTEQKKTPYGIIAILFTGAFVAIFNQTLLNIALPEIMIDLNIDASTAQWLVTGYMLINGILIPASAFFIQRYSNRSIFIVAMSLFAVGTLFAAIAPVFSVLLIGRMIQASGAALMMPLLMNVMLAAFPVEKRGSAMGVFGLVMVVAPAIGPTLSGFIVEHYSWRVLFWIVLPIALIPLLLGIFKLKNLTFQDRNISLDKASLVLSSLGFGGVLYGFSSAGTLGWSSSTVIVTITVGVVSLIVFGLRQLKLDEPLLEIRIYKYPMFALSSAISIALSMSMFSAMILMPIYVQTIKGISPVDSGLLMLPGALIMGFMSPVTGRLFDRFGAKVLAIPGLTIVVVTTYMFSQLSLDTSYFNIMMIYTLRMFGISMVMMPVMTNGLNTLPIKAYPHGTAINNTLQQVAGAVGSAFLITIMNTRTSATAKDLAANGIAPEDITNLAMLDGINFSFFVSTFIALVSLVLALFIKKPVRPVTEAEKEIVYRRKEVTE
- a CDS encoding DEAD/DEAH box helicase: MTFIKELSPIWQEKWGNAGFEAAMPIQDQMIPEMLAGNDIVAESPTGSGKTLAYVLPILERVNPEKPAIQAMIVAPSQELSMQIVNVLREWTEGTAVTVTQLIGGANMQRQLEKLKKKPTIVVGTPGRLNELVKSKKLKMHEIRMMVLDEGDQLMAREHRNIMKDLIEKTQNDRQLVLVSATITEEIELVAERLMQHPTRLKVTAEDLPMFGKVTHSFIKVDERDKTEALRSISHIPGMKALAFVNNIDQLLMKENKLKFRDAKIVTLHSEMKKDERKKALDAFRKGEVAVLIATEVAARGLDIDSVTHVVHVDVPQTIEQYLHRSGRTGRAGADGEVLTLLAYADERHYKKFTKELPSKPVQKIIHGGKLIEGSSKTIAAKGNKR
- a CDS encoding D-arabinono-1,4-lactone oxidase, which translates into the protein MKVGKGKTWRNWAHTSESTPENIFYPSSIEEICKLVKEASKQQKTIKVVGAGHSFTSLVQTSEWLVSLDQFSGIETVNKEECYATVLGGTRLFQIGEALGKLGYAQENLGDVNVQSIAGAISTGTHGTGLAFGNISTQVLEIVLVTGTGEILTISEKNNPTYFKACLVSLGSLGIIVKVTIKIIPSPVYEYKSQKIAYPQLAQQLEQLIKSNRHFEFYLFPYSDVVQVKTMNTVEQKAQRMEFHHFKSLVLENYLFFIISETCRILPKSSRFLSRMSAKGVSTTTKRANSYQLFATPRLVRFREMEYCIPLENLKPALEKIRECIVTKKHKVHFPIECRTVKADDIWISPSYQRDSAYIAFHMYKGMPYKEYFHDMESIMQQFDGRPHWAKMHTRTTEDLLTLYPKLSDFLAVREELDPEKIFMNDYLNELFEGERISLPLG
- a CDS encoding Fur-regulated basic protein FbpA; translated protein: MNMEQVPESKFTDKREIIIQGLVDQNIFKINGRQLYETSLYELLKTYTETNQAG
- a CDS encoding TetR/AcrR family transcriptional regulator, whose product is MNPKKQQILTAAYDLFINKGYNPTSIQDILDEAGVSKGTFYNYFSSKSECLMAIMESIGSEIRQQRLAVAVGVPTNDPDILAKQLYIRIKLNLEKNLFALYESIFYSQDPDLKAFSVKQYTLEMEWISSRIIDVFGEEAAPYALENAAFIHGYVQQLIHLWRLSSSEELPAEKLSAFVIRRLQASVALQIAAKDSFLKNVKLPAPTSADAVSIEELSPLLKTYTEKLKRYPGTQQLVYFLSTEIVADHPRKSLIESVLTTLANDKMIESELSVLVEQLWKHVVIMK